A stretch of Eleutherodactylus coqui strain aEleCoq1 chromosome 2, aEleCoq1.hap1, whole genome shotgun sequence DNA encodes these proteins:
- the LOC136611000 gene encoding uro-adherence factor A-like — MPTALCLAASLSLSLSLSTFLIFTVSLSLLLSLARHLPFYLSCRFSLSIFFSMPLSFSCCFSLSASHSHSFCFSRCFFLCLSTSLCLTASFSIAASLSLPDCIFFVASLSLSNNTSLCLSLPCCFSFSAFSSFSSLPSLAASLSLLLDASPSVSTLLSHCFCISFAAPPCLFHHFSLFLLPHFSLTRRFSIFLPPLLSLFRRCSLALSLLLYLSCRFFLYLSPLLSFSLNASLSVSPLLFLSCYFSLSRCFSFSPLLSHHVSLSLRYPLSCHLFLCLLFSCCLSLSLVASFSSLLSHLAASLCSRVPFSRCFSLSCHFSLCLTASLSRCFFLLPLLSFLVLLPLFRHFSLFLTISLSCHFSLSPLLSLDTSLSHLFSLSFATYLSLLLLPSLSLIDSLLMLLSFSL; from the coding sequence ATGCCAACTGCTCTCTGtcttgctgcttctctctctctctctctctctctctcgacatTTCTCAttttcactgtctctctctcgctgcttctctctcttgCTCGCCACTTGCCTTTTTATCTCTCTTGCCGCTTTTCTCTCTCCATTTTTTTCTCTatgcctctctctttctcttgttgCTTCTCTCTTTCTGCTTCTCACTCTCATAGCTTCTGTTTCTCTCGATGCTTCTTTCTCTGTCTTTCCACTTCTCTTTGTCTCACCGCTTCTTTCTCTattgctgcttctctctctctccctgattGTATCTTTTTTGtcgcttctctttctctctctaacaACACttctctttgtctgtctctccCTTGCTGCTTCTCTTTCTCTGCTTTTTCCTCTTTCTCGTCGCTTCCCTCTctcgctgcttctctctctcttttgctcGATGCTTCTCCCTCTGTCTCAACACTTctctctcactgcttctgtatttCTTTTGCTGCTCCTCCCTGTCTCTTTCAccacttctctctctttctcttaccACATTTCTCTCTTACTCGCCGCTTCTCTATCTTTCTTCCACCGCTTCTCTCTCTGTTTCGACGCTGTTCCcttgctctctctctgcttctctatctctcttgccgtttctttctctatctctcgccgcttctctctttttctctgaacgcttctctgtctgtctcaccaCTTCTCTTTTTGTCTTGCTACTTCTCTCTGTCTCGCTGCTTCTCTTTCTCACCACTTCTTTCCCACCACGTCTCTCTTTCTCTACGCTACCCTCTCTCTTGCCACTTATTTCTTTGTCTGCTTTTTTCTTGctgcctctctctttctcttgtcgCTTCTTTCTCATCGCTTCTCTCTCACCTTGCTGCCTCTCTCTGTAGTCGCGTGCCTTTCTCTCGATGCTTTTCTCTATCTTGtcatttctctctctgtctcaccgCTTCTCTTTCTCGATGCTTTTTTCTGTTGCCCCTTCTCTCTTTCTTGGTGCTTCTTCCTCTGTTTCGccatttctctctctttctcaccaTTTCTCTCtcttgccacttctctctctcacctcttctctctctcgacacttctctctctcacctcttttctctctcttttgcCACTTATCTTTCTCTCTTACTGCTACCTTCCCTCTCTCTCATTGATTCTCTCTTGatgcttctttctttctctctctga
- the ETFBKMT gene encoding electron transfer flavoprotein beta subunit lysine methyltransferase, translated as MLPLLRSLLRAHGGRVLYSAARHSSATYLQSFILHNTEVVTDHLTPEIRLLLLTPRCKYWHLRPEHWPYGDPYWAIYWPGGQALGRYFLDNPDVVRCRRIMDLGSGCGAVSIAAKMGGASYVVANDIDPVAAAAFALNCQLNGMDDLPFDPENIIGDDAGLWDVIALGDMFYDEQLADSLHRWLRRCMEQHGTTVLIGDPGRGHFLGHPIQKQLQKVAEYSLPESTKQENYGLTTSAVWRYQPGCS; from the exons ATGCTGCCACTGCTCAGGTCTCTCCTGCGAGCTCACGGAGGGAGAGTGTTGTACAGCGCCGCTCGGCACAGCAGCGCCACCTACCTCCAGAGCTTCATACTGCACAACACGGAGGTAGTGACGGATCACCTGACGCCGGAGATCAGATTACTGCTGCTCACCCCACGGTGCAAATACTGGCACCTCCGCCCGGAGCACTGGCCCTATGGCGACCCCTACTGGGCGATATACTGGCCAGGGGGACAGGCGCTTGGCAG ATACTTCTTGGATAATCCAGACGTCGTAAGATGCAGACGCATTATGGATCTCGGAAGTGGTTGTGGGGCCGTATCCATCGCTGCTAAAATGGGAGGAGCCTCTTATGTTGTAGCCAATGACATTGACCCAG TTGCAGCCGCAGCATTTGCTCTGAATTGCCAGCTTAACGGAATGGATGATTTGCCCTTCGACCCGGAGAATATAATAGGTGACGACGCGGGCCTCTGGGACGTGATCGCGCTGGGTGATATGTTTTATGATGAGCAGTTGGCCGATTCTCTCCACCGGTGGCTgagacgttgtatggagcagcatGGGACCACAGTACTCATCGGAGACCCAGGGAGAGGGCATTTTCTGGGGCACCCCATACAGAAACAGCTACAGAAAGTGGCAGAATATTCCTTACCAGAGTCGACGAAGCAAGAGAACTATGGGCTGACCACCAGTGCCGTCTGGCGATATCAACCTGGATGTTCATGA